TTCGTGTTCATCTGGGAAATCTAGGTTGGGTAGGCGATCGCCTCGAAATAATTCTTCACTGGCTTCCCCTAAAGCTTCTAGTGCTTTTACTGTAGTTTTTCCAGTAATCAGCAGCAGTAATATAGACGCTGTACCAATTTGTAAAAGGAACGACGGAGGAATGGCAAATAAATCCAGATTGGATGCGGGTTTAGCTGAAGATTGTTGGTTGACAGGAGGCATTGCTAATTCTGGGTTATGGGAATTATTGTAGAGACGCGATTAATCGCGTCTGTCAGGAGTCAGGAAAGACACGATTAATCGCGTCTGTAGAAGTAGTTAAGGTAATTCCAACGATCGAGCGATGGAGTTGAAATGGGATAAGCTTGTTGTCTGTTTCGCCCATCAAGGGTTTACGCAAATCCGGCTTTAAAGGACAAGTCATCAGCCAGTCATATAAAATTATTCTGACCTCTAACTGCTAACTTCTGAATTTTGACTCCCTATTAGTAAAATAAACGCAAAACTCAACATTAGTCAGACTTGCAACCCGTACAAGACTATCTTGGCCGATTTTATGAGTTACGAAGGTAACAAAATTGTTAAAAAAAAACGTCAGAGTGTGATAAACCTATGGTTCTAGTTTACAAGTGCAGGCACTATCCCCCAATAATCGCTGACTGTAAAGTTAACTGAGCATGAAAACAGTATTACCAGATCGCCAGCAGTCCTTAGCGCAATGGGTAAGCCAGGCAACAGGGATCAACACTTTCGGGGTGAAAGTCCGGTTGCGGGGAAATGACCTTCATATTCTTTGTGAAGGTACTGAATGTCCTCAGCGTTGGCGTACTTTGTCTGACTTGCTGCAAGCACTACAGCAAACAAATTTAGATATCCTCACAAGCAGCGAACAAACCTCAATATATCAAGTATTTGTCTATGGCCGCAGAAAAGGGGAACAGCGCCCCTCATGGTGCCATCGAGTTCACTTGAATCAGATAGATAAGCATTTGGATGAGGTGCAGCAAGCGCTACTAGCAGACTCGGAAAAATCAAAACAATCGGGCGGGGCACTAATTGTCTCTAACGAAAGTTTGGCACGCCAAGGCAACCCAGAGGCGATCGCTCGATATCTCAGTGAAACTCTGAGTACGTTAGGTGTATCAGTACAGGCAAAAATTAAGCCATATCAGCCCAAGAATTCTCAGCCAGAAGAAAATCGCCTGTGGATCTTTTGCCAATCGAGCTATAGCCCCGATGCATCATTGCTTGCTGAACCAATAGCACAAAAGCTGCGTTATCTTAAGCTTTCCGGCTACCAAGATGCTGTAATTGTTTCTCAAGTTAGCGGCGAAACTGCTCCTGATTGGCTGCTGCGGATAGATTTGACGCCACCAGAGGTAATGCTCAAAGAGTGGGCGCGTTGGGGAGATGTCCAAGCGATCGCTCGATTATTAACTGAGGTACTATCAGGGTTAAAAGTTGGTGTCCAAGTTTCTTTAAAAGAATCAACGCTACATATCTTTTGTATCCCAGCTTTTGATCTCTTAGGAACTGCCCCTATCCCAGACAAGGCAGTGTGCTTAGAGGCAATTTTACCGCAACTAGAAGCGATCGCACCTCAAGGAATTCTCGCCGCCACCGTCTACGGACAAAAAGCAGGCGATATGCAGCCGACTTGGATTGATTGGCTAACTTTACCCGCAGCCAACAATCCCATCTTTGCCACATCACCGCTAGATTTAGCCAATACTGGCGATGAACCTGCGATCGTATTTTTACTGGAGCGTTTACTCAATCCTGATTTGGATTGGCGGCTATTAACAGGTGGAATTCGCGTACTTCTACTGAACAAAAATGATTTATTACACATCATGTGTGATGCACCAGTTTGTCCAGCGCGACAACAAGTAGCAAGTAAAATTACGCAGTTTATCCGCCAGTTAAAAATTCCCGGTATCATGGGAGTACGTGTCTACGGTCGCCGGGCTGGAAATAAAGAACCTTTTTGGCATTATGGCGTCGATCTTGAACATCGCCAACGTTTAGTACCAGAGGCAACCCCAGAATTTGCTGCTACTTCTAAATACGTTAACGATTTAGTAACCTCTGAGACTAGTGAGCCAATTTTGCGCCCCGACTTAACCACAGAAGAAGTTCAAAGTTTTGTAACCGAAGTAGCGCGAGATTGGCTGACAACGGCAAGTGCAACAGCGAAAAAACTCCTGTTGAACAGCCAGCTATTTACCGAAAGTAACCAATCAGGAGAACATAACCCTGATATTCAAGGAATTAAGATTGCTCTAGTTTGGGGAACACTGGGATTATTGCTCACCCTCCAAACTGATTGGGTACTGGGTCAAATTATTGCACGTACTATACCAAGTTCGTCAAAAGTCGCTAGCGTCTCCCTCCCATCATCTTCTGAACGCCAGGCATCTTTGACATCTGGGAAAAATCAGAGTGAGAAAACAACATTTTTTACCAGCACTTCCAAAACGAAATCTCCTCCAAATCAGAATTCTGTATTTAACGCTTCGGAATTTACCCAAAGCGATGATACTCCGAAAAATAATTTGGCAGCTGCACCACTGAAGGAAAAAGCTACCGCAACAGCTATTCTTTTAGCAGCGCGATCGCAACTGCCAAGTTTCAACGTCAGACAATTAGACGAGCAACTAGCACTGTATAAACAGCGTCTAGCTAGAACTGGTACTCCGCCAGACGTGTTGATTATTGGCTCCTCCCGCGCCCTCAGAGGAGTAGATCCCGCAGCACTTTCTAAAGCTTTAGCGACTCAGGGCTACCCAAATCTTGACGTGTTTAACTTTGGAATCAACGGTGCTACTGCACAAGTTGTAGACTTTGTGATTCGCCACGTACTGGAACCATCAGAACTACCCAAAATAATTATCTGGGCAGATGGCGCTCGTGCTTTCAACGGTGGACGCGAGGATATTACCTTTAAATCCCTTGCTGCATCAGCTGGTTATAAACAAGCATTCCAAAAAACAGCAAACCCTGCAAATAGTAATGATTTACCAGAAAATATCGTAAATTCAGGAGAAAAAAAGACAACCGAAGAAAAACCGGAGATCAGTACTTATGAAGCTGTCAATCAGTCCTTAAATCAGGCTTTAGCATCTGTTTCTGCTAGTTATAAAAACCGTGACCAAATAAAAGGTTTACTGCAAAAACAATTCCTCGCAGTTGGTCATAATCAGACAGTTACATCAGAAAAACAGCTAACAGACGATACTTCAGATGAGAGTATATCTCAGCAAGCAGTTGACTTTGATGGCTTTCTACCCCTGTCTATTCGCTTTAATCCCGCGAGATACTATCAAAAACATTCTAGAGTTCCTGGAAATTATGACAACGACTATAAATCTTTCCAGGTAGAAGGACAGCAAGATACTGCTTTGAAAGAAGTGCTTCAGTTTACCCAGGCTCAGAAAATTTCCTTAGTGTTTGTCAACATGCCTCTGACGGCAGATTATTTAGATCCAGTGCGTAGACAATATGAGCAACAATTTCAACAATATATGTTGCGTTTGGCTACTAATCCCAACTTTATTTATCGTGATTTGAGCCAACAGTGGCCAAAAGCAAATGACTACTTTTCTGATCCTAGTCACCTCAACCGCTTTGGCGCATACGAAGTCTCGAAAAAGTTAGCTAACGATCCGATGATTCCTTGGCCAGTGAAGTAGGGGAATGGGGATAAGGGAGCAGGGGAGGCAGGGGAAGGGGAAGGGGAAGAAGAATTATCGATTATTAATGCTCAACACCCAATTCCCAATGACTAATGACTAATGACTAATGACTAATGACTAAAAAATGAACTTTATATCAATTTTCTATGGACTATTCTTGTTGAGTGTATTAGGAATTTACTGGTCTTTAGCACAACAGAAATTTCGATTATGGACGTTGCTAATTGCCAGTCTAGTTTTCTATGCATCTTTGCACATTCAATACATACCATTACTCTTAGCTTTGACATTTATTAATTTCCGTATAGGACTGGAAATTGGTAAAAATACATCACCAGGAAAACATTCTCTTGACTGGCAAATCTCTAACGAAGAGTGGCAATTTGCTCAAGTTGATTGGAATCGTCGCCGTCTCAAAGTTTTGTGGGTGGGTATCACTCTAAATGTTTTACTGCTGTTAGCTTTTAAATATTTAACCCCCTTATTCAAGTTTGTTTTTAATATACAAACCAACTCACCAGATAGCTCTTTTAAATTGATTGCACCCTTGGGAATTTCATTTTTTACCTTTGAATGCATTGCCTATTTAATAGATGTCTATCGCGGTGCCCCTGCTACTGATAATTTTCTCAAATTTGCTACATACAAATTATTTTTCGCCAAACTGATTTCAGGCCCGATTACGCGTTACCACAACTTAGCAAATCAATTCAATACACTAGATTTACCTACTGCTGATAGAGTCGCTGAGGCGCTGTGGTTGATTGCTAGGGGCGCAGTCAAAAAAGGAATTTTTGCAGACCACTTGGGAATTTTCGTCGATTTATGTTTTGGTAATTTGCAACGGGCAGGTAGTACCGATCTTTGGTTAGCTACATTTGCATACGGCTTGCAGTTATACCTAGATTTCAATGGTTATGTAGACATCGCTCGTGGGAGTGCTTTGCTTTTCGGTTTGGTTTTACCTGAGAATTTTGACTTTCCCTATTTCAGCACCAATATCTCAGAATTTTGGCGGCGCTGGCATATCACTCTAGGAGATTGGCTGCGTAACTATGTCTACTTTCCTTTGGGTGGTTCTCGTCGAGGTTTAGTCCGTACCTGCTGGAATTTATTTCTTGTAATGCTAATTGCTGGTATCTGGCACGGTGCTGCTTTGGGTTATGTCGTTTGGGGCATATTCCACGGATTAGCCTTGGTGGTTCATCGACTTACAGATTCTATAAGCGATCGCGTTGAAAATCTAGAACAATTCTGGCAAAATCCTCTAGGTATTTTTGTCGCTTGGTTATTAACCCAACTGATGGTTTTTACCTCTTGGATTTGGTTCCGCCTACCTAATCTCCAAGACTCTTCTTTGGTAATTCGGCATCTTTGGGGTTATCCGGCTGACGCGCAGTTTGCCGAAAAGGTCTATGTGGAAGCCCTAAATATAAGCCAATCCCAACTCACTTGGGTACTTCTAGCTTTAGCTGCCCTGATGGCTGTAGTCTACACCTTCAACCGAATGCTGAAGTTAGAGTTTAACTGGCCAATTAAACTTGTATTCGTTCCCATCTGTTTCTACGCTGTTTGGTTATTAGCCCCTGAAGGCAGTTTGCCCTACATATACTTTGATTTTTAGCTGAAACATCAGAGAATATAGAGCTTATTATTTCGTTACAAATCCACAATACTTAAAATGTTTCTCATCAGCTAATTGTAAAGAAGTGTAAAGGTAAATAAATAGGCGATCGCATCCTCGAAAGTAATAGCAAGTTAGGTGTTGAAATGCCTTCTAAAGCGTCAATCCATGACTTAATTTAATAGTAGAAAAACTTTACAGTTCGACTAGCTTGTTAAAGAATTTGGTTACAGAATATTAAGTCACAGATTGTATCCAAGTAAATTCATGTAGACTATATTTCAGCAGGCGAAATTCATTTCGTTTGTTCCATATTTAACAACCCATAGCACTTATAAAACAATGACCACAACCTTACAACGGCGCTCTGGCGCTAGCGTATGGGATCGCTTCTGCGAGTGGATCACCAGCACCGAAAACCGTATATACATCGGTTGGTTCGGCGTTTTGATGATTCCTACCCTGCTAGCTGCAACCACCTGCTTCGTAATTGCTTTCATCGCTGCTCCTCCTGTGGACATTGATGGTATTCGCGAACCAGTTGCAGGTTCTTTGATCTACGGAAACAACATCATCTCTGGTGCAGTTGTTCCTTCTTCAAATGCGATCGGCTTGCACTTCTACCCAATCTGGGAAGCAGCTTCCTTAGATGAGTGGTTGTACAACGGCGGCCCCTACCAATTAGTAGTTTTCCACTTCTTGATCGGTTGTGCTGCCTACCTTGGTCGTCAGTGGGAACTTTCCTTCCGCTTAGGTATGCGTCCTTGGATTTGCGTAGCTTACAGCGCACCTTTGGCTTCCGCTACCGCAGTATTCTTGATCTACCCAATCGGTCAAGGTTCTTTCTCTGATGGTATGCCTTTGGGTATCTCTGGAACCTTCAACTTCATGATTGTGTTCCAAGCAGAACATAACATCTTGATGCACCCCTTCCACATGTTAGGTGTGGCTGGTGTATTTGGCGGTTCATTGTTCTCAGCAATGCACGGTTCTCTAGTAACTTCTTCCTTGGTGCGTGAAACCACCGAAACCGAATCACAAAATTACGGTTACAAGTTCGGTCAAGAAGAAGAAACCTACAACATCGTTGCAGCCCACGGCTACTTCGGTCGTTTGATCTTCCAATACGCTTCCTTCAACAACAGCCGTTCACTGCACTTCTTCCTAGCAGCTTGGCCTGTCGTCGGTATCTGGTTCACCGCTTTGGGTATCAGCACGATGGCATTCAACCTGAACGGTTTCAACTTCAACCAATCAATTATTGACTCCCAAGGTCGCGTTATCAGCACTTGGGCAGATGTAATCAACCGCGCTAACTTGGGTATGGAAGTAATGCACGAGCGTAACGCTCACAACTTCCCCTTAGATTTAGCTGCTGGTGAAGTTACTCCTGTAGCAATGACTGCTCCTGCTATCAACGGTTAATACTCCAGTATTAGCTAAATAAAAAGCGCCCTCCAGAAATGGGGGCGCTTTTTAATTGAAG
This Nostoc sp. C052 DNA region includes the following protein-coding sequences:
- the psbA gene encoding photosystem II q(b) protein, giving the protein MTTTLQRRSGASVWDRFCEWITSTENRIYIGWFGVLMIPTLLAATTCFVIAFIAAPPVDIDGIREPVAGSLIYGNNIISGAVVPSSNAIGLHFYPIWEAASLDEWLYNGGPYQLVVFHFLIGCAAYLGRQWELSFRLGMRPWICVAYSAPLASATAVFLIYPIGQGSFSDGMPLGISGTFNFMIVFQAEHNILMHPFHMLGVAGVFGGSLFSAMHGSLVTSSLVRETTETESQNYGYKFGQEEETYNIVAAHGYFGRLIFQYASFNNSRSLHFFLAAWPVVGIWFTALGISTMAFNLNGFNFNQSIIDSQGRVISTWADVINRANLGMEVMHERNAHNFPLDLAAGEVTPVAMTAPAING
- a CDS encoding DUF1574 family protein — its product is MKTVLPDRQQSLAQWVSQATGINTFGVKVRLRGNDLHILCEGTECPQRWRTLSDLLQALQQTNLDILTSSEQTSIYQVFVYGRRKGEQRPSWCHRVHLNQIDKHLDEVQQALLADSEKSKQSGGALIVSNESLARQGNPEAIARYLSETLSTLGVSVQAKIKPYQPKNSQPEENRLWIFCQSSYSPDASLLAEPIAQKLRYLKLSGYQDAVIVSQVSGETAPDWLLRIDLTPPEVMLKEWARWGDVQAIARLLTEVLSGLKVGVQVSLKESTLHIFCIPAFDLLGTAPIPDKAVCLEAILPQLEAIAPQGILAATVYGQKAGDMQPTWIDWLTLPAANNPIFATSPLDLANTGDEPAIVFLLERLLNPDLDWRLLTGGIRVLLLNKNDLLHIMCDAPVCPARQQVASKITQFIRQLKIPGIMGVRVYGRRAGNKEPFWHYGVDLEHRQRLVPEATPEFAATSKYVNDLVTSETSEPILRPDLTTEEVQSFVTEVARDWLTTASATAKKLLLNSQLFTESNQSGEHNPDIQGIKIALVWGTLGLLLTLQTDWVLGQIIARTIPSSSKVASVSLPSSSERQASLTSGKNQSEKTTFFTSTSKTKSPPNQNSVFNASEFTQSDDTPKNNLAAAPLKEKATATAILLAARSQLPSFNVRQLDEQLALYKQRLARTGTPPDVLIIGSSRALRGVDPAALSKALATQGYPNLDVFNFGINGATAQVVDFVIRHVLEPSELPKIIIWADGARAFNGGREDITFKSLAASAGYKQAFQKTANPANSNDLPENIVNSGEKKTTEEKPEISTYEAVNQSLNQALASVSASYKNRDQIKGLLQKQFLAVGHNQTVTSEKQLTDDTSDESISQQAVDFDGFLPLSIRFNPARYYQKHSRVPGNYDNDYKSFQVEGQQDTALKEVLQFTQAQKISLVFVNMPLTADYLDPVRRQYEQQFQQYMLRLATNPNFIYRDLSQQWPKANDYFSDPSHLNRFGAYEVSKKLANDPMIPWPVK
- a CDS encoding MBOAT family protein, producing MNFISIFYGLFLLSVLGIYWSLAQQKFRLWTLLIASLVFYASLHIQYIPLLLALTFINFRIGLEIGKNTSPGKHSLDWQISNEEWQFAQVDWNRRRLKVLWVGITLNVLLLLAFKYLTPLFKFVFNIQTNSPDSSFKLIAPLGISFFTFECIAYLIDVYRGAPATDNFLKFATYKLFFAKLISGPITRYHNLANQFNTLDLPTADRVAEALWLIARGAVKKGIFADHLGIFVDLCFGNLQRAGSTDLWLATFAYGLQLYLDFNGYVDIARGSALLFGLVLPENFDFPYFSTNISEFWRRWHITLGDWLRNYVYFPLGGSRRGLVRTCWNLFLVMLIAGIWHGAALGYVVWGIFHGLALVVHRLTDSISDRVENLEQFWQNPLGIFVAWLLTQLMVFTSWIWFRLPNLQDSSLVIRHLWGYPADAQFAEKVYVEALNISQSQLTWVLLALAALMAVVYTFNRMLKLEFNWPIKLVFVPICFYAVWLLAPEGSLPYIYFDF